The Mercenaria mercenaria strain notata chromosome 10, MADL_Memer_1, whole genome shotgun sequence genome contains a region encoding:
- the LOC123527348 gene encoding uncharacterized protein LOC123527348 encodes MIFYSILSDHERLLQYLRDLKIIDGIRNCQQCSKTMKLSKNHAKVDKQEWRCDYCLRVESIRINSIFEKSKLSLRMQMEILYFFATDIQVFEVEKFTDISHVTVIEWYKKLRQLCKLFLEKDPISLGNAEGSVVEIDESLFGKKKGNIIKGPANRTHGFSV; translated from the exons atgattttttattcaattttaagtGACCACGAACGGCTTCTTCAATACCTACGAGATCTAAAAATAATAGATGGTATCAGAAACTGTCAACAATGCTCCAAAACGATGAAATTATCGAAGAATCATGCAAAAGTGGATAAACAGGAATGGCGATGTGACTACTGCCTACGTGTAGAGTCGATCAGAATAAATTCAATTTTTGAG AAGTCAAAATTGTCCTTAAGAATGCAGATGGAGATTCTATACTTCTTTGCCACGGACATTCAAGTATTCGAAGTGGAGAAATTCACGGATATAAGTCACGTTACTGTCATTGAATGGTACAAAAAACTTAGACAACTTTGTAAACTATTCCTAGAAAAAGATCCAATTTCACTAGGAAATGCAGAGGGCAGCGTAGTGGAGATAGACGAGAGTctctttgggaaaaaaaaaggaaatataataaaGGGACCGGCAAACag GACACATGGGTTTTCGGTATGA
- the LOC123526803 gene encoding uncharacterized protein LOC123526803 → MATQMSYDENDVLNLYKKAFNIKIPMHSVIDDDFYEWLTLFEKATNCSKFLVLPSILSLTATLCGPKSDVSTRGGEFSNALNEYLIAVCDPGGGKSNTYSRVVQPVIDHMYRRHMLHIQLENYTSAGIQKHQTDNKGYGIITGDEGHRFMSSITMKQSKGESEKALLCKLWGGRGDANVLANGVRGFDRTSMSACVFIQPEPLLKELVNLKGNDGLMDRFLLISAKPVFHKCQIVRENYVVLKESKMMDFVQVMENIYVAHTAGIRYTLSEKAQDSYEEMVDAYADYVRDKYNSDEEEKENSLITCSPENEGMDCQGIVTSKDTLHILRLSALLHILHQYINPVLGGEVMEIQHVIPRKRLLQAKTLYNSIVQHKALFLQAVSQENGKKVHIKSTMTFRERVVNAVCKSRGPAVSTRALQRQMKGALSDSVKVELEELQRTGFGVLKKVRCSVLFSSCLVA, encoded by the exons ATGGCTACGCAAATGTCCTATGACGAAAACGATGTCTTAAATTTGTACAAGAAAGCATTTAACATCAAAATACCGATGCATTCAGTTATTGATGATGATTTCTATGAATGGCTGACTTTGTTCGAGAAAGCGACAAATTGTTCCAAGTTTCTTGTTTTGCCTAGTATTTTATCGCTGACAGCAACTTTATGTGGACCGAAGTCTGATGTTTCTACCAGAGGCGGGGAGTTTTCCAATGCATTAAACGAATACCTCATTGCTGTTTGCGATCCAGGAGGTGGCAAGTCGAATACTTACAGTAGAGTGGTTCAGCCGGTTATCGATCATATGTATAGAAGACATATGCTTCATATACAACTTGAAAATTATACTTCTGCTGGCATCCAGAAGCACCAGACAGATAATAAGGGATATGGCATTATAACTGGTGACGAGGGTCACAGATTTATGTCTTCCATAACTATGAAACAGAGTAAAGGAGAATCTGAAAAGGCACTTTTGTGCAAACTTTGGGGTGGTAGAGGAGACGCCAATGTACTTGCGAACGGTGTTAGAGGGTTCGATAGAACTTCTATGTCAGCATGTGTTTTCATACAACCTGAGCCGCTGTTGAAAGAGCTTGTAAATCTGAAAG GGAATGATGGACTGATGGACAGGTTTCTTTTGATATCTGCAAAGCCAGTGTTTCATAAGTGTCAGATAGTTAGAGAGAATTATGTTGTGCTGAAAGAGTCCAAGATGATGGACTTTGTACAAGTTATGGAGAATATATATGTTGCACACACAGCCGGTATACGGTACACCCTATCTGAAAAGGCGCAAGACAGTTACGAGGAAATGGTGGACGCATATGCTGATTACGTCCGAGACAAATACAATTCGGACGAAG aaGAGAAGGAGAACAGCTTAATTACATGCAGTCCGGAAAATGAGGGTATGGATTGCCAGGGTATAGTGACAAGTAAAGACACCCTACATATATTACGTTTATCAGCGTTACTTCACATTCTGCATCAATATATCAATCCTGTTCTTGGTGGTGAAGTAATGGAAATCCAGCATGTGATACCTCGGAAGCGATTACTGCAAGCGAAGACGCTGTATAATAGTATCGTACAACACAAGGCATTGTTTCTGCAg GCCGTATCACAAGAAAATGGCAAGAAAGTACATATCAAGTCAACAATGACATTTAGGGAGAGAGTTGTTAATGCTGTATGCAAGAGCAGAGGACCTGCAGTAAGCACCCGTGCATTACAGCGTCAAATGAAGGGGGCTCTATCTGATAGTGTTAAAG TTGAACTGGAAGAACTGCAGAGGACAGGATTTGGTGTCTTGAAAAAAGTCAGGTGTAGTGTGTTGTTTTCAAGCTGCCTGGTTGCCTGA